A genomic region of Nymphaea colorata isolate Beijing-Zhang1983 chromosome 2, ASM883128v2, whole genome shotgun sequence contains the following coding sequences:
- the LOC116246700 gene encoding glycosyltransferase family 92 protein RCOM_0530710, translating into MRRSIRATVVFGLLACISAAYLYLQFVRYPFAGDSVAGNFRVRYAVGQGKEQSLIRESYSAPGRGDSPVDAVLVSDWEVLLVLPPAATLSGDRCLFQNGAFSPVRPFGVLFPSNRTTARCKLPRSVRRLSPFRQPILVTESVAVPFPADRPELLRWSFLVYEALPTASDVVVFAKGLNSRQGVNFPTDELRCVFGDESGPGGIAYTRVVSSYQEVFRCLPPPPGVYGKVSLDVGGRIMPSVAYYRPPLQEASPSTASGGYEHELCASTMVFNVGKFLKEWVMYHSFLGVDRFVLYDNGSEDDTERIVAEDLADYNVTRILWPWPKTQEAGFSHSAASVWGSSCKWTMFIDVDEFFFSPTWANLTSPRNALRELVSATGSDEEVGQIQARCIEFGPSGQKKHPPAGVMQGYDCRRRAEQRHKSIVRAGALAESLLNVVHHFELRDGFETSVLEREVGSVHHYKYQAWSEFRAKFRRRVSAYVVDWRQSKNLSSKDRTPGLGSEPVEPPGWPAKFCEVRDLRLKEFSQRWFGTETESGLKTVWEDK; encoded by the coding sequence ATGCGCCGGAGCATCCGCGCGACCGTCGTCTTCGGCCTGCTTGCTTGCATCTCCGCTGCCTATCTCTACCTCCAGTTCGTTCGCTACCCTTTTGCCGGCGATTCCGTCGCCGGTAATTTTCGTGTTCGATACGCGGTCGGGCAGGGGAAAGAGCAGAGCCTTATTCGGGAATCGTACAGTGCTCCTGGTCGGGGAGATTCTCCCGTCGATGCGGTGCTCGTTTCCGATTGGGAGGTGCTGCTCGTGCTTCCCCCAGCTGCGACTCTCTCCGGCGACCGCTGCCTGTTTCAGAACGGGGCCTTCTCTCCCGTCCGCCCATTCGGCGTGCTTTTCCCGTCGAACCGTACCACCGCCCGATGCAAGCTTCCTCGGAGCGTTCGGCGTCTCAGTCCCTTCCGCCAGCCGATTCTCGTTACGGAGAGCGTCGCTGTTCCCTTCCCTGCCGATCGGCCGGAGCTTCTCCGGTGGAGCTTCCTTGTCTACGAGGCTCTTCCCACGGCCTCCGACGTCGTCGTATTTGCTAAAGGGTTAAACAGCCGGCAGGGCGTTAATTTTCCGACGGATGAGCTCCGGTGCGTCTTCGGCGATGAATCTGGACCGGGTGGAATCGCATACACGCGCGTCGTCAGCTCGTACCAAGAGGTCTTCCGCTGCCTTCCGCCTCCTCCTGGCGTCTACGGCAAGGTCTCCCTCGACGTGGGCGGTCGAATCATGCCTTCCGTCGCGTACTACCGCCCGCCGCTGCAGGAGGCGTCGCCGTCGACCGCATCCGGCGGCTATGAACACGAGCTCTGCGCTAGCACGATGGTTTTCAATGTCGGGAAGTTCCTCAAGGAGTGGGTGATGTACCACTCGTTCCTCGGCGTCGACCGGTTCGTGCTCTACGACAACGGAAGCGAGGACGACACGGAGAGGATCGTCGCCGAGGATCTCGCCGACTATAACGTGACACGAATCCTGTGGCCGTGGCCGAAGACTCAGGAAGCCGGCTTCTCCCACTCGGCAGCATCCGTCTGGGGCTCTTCCTGCAAGTGGACGATGTTCATCGACGTCGACGAGTTCTTCTTCTCGCCGACTTGGGCGAATCTCACCAGCCCCAGAAACGCGCTCCGGGAGCTCGTTTCCGCCACCGGAAGCGACGAAGAGGTGGGGCAGATCCAGGCGCGGTGCATCGAGTTCGGGCCGTCGGGACAGAAGAAGCACCCACCGGCGGGCGTGATGCAGGGGTACGACTGCCGGAGACGGGCGGAGCAGCGGCACAAGTCGATCGTGCGGGCGGGGGCGTTGGCGGAGTCGCTGCTGAACGTGGTGCACCACTTCGAGCTCAGGGATGGGTTCGAGACGAGCGTGTTGGAGAGGGAGGTGGGTTCGGTTCACCACTACAAGTACCAAGCCTGGTCCGAGTTCAGGGCCAAGTTCCGGCGCAGGGTCTCGGCCTACGTCGTGGACTGGAGGCAGAGCAAGAACCTGAGCTCGAAGGACCGAACCCCCGGTCTCGGGTCCGAACCCGTCGAGCCGCCTGGCTGGCCGGCAAAGTTCTGTGAGGTCCGTGACCTCCGGCTCAAAGAGTTCAGTCAGCGGTGGTTCGGGACGGAGACGGAGAGCGGCTTGAAGACGGTATGGGAAGACAAGTGA